The Streptococcus toyakuensis genome has a window encoding:
- a CDS encoding type II toxin-antitoxin system RelE/ParE family toxin: MDYKKYRILYSPRVIDSLDKIYQYIAEEIGSVEAARRKVESIRKDINRLEIFPQAGFDADEKFGKKLDPRYQTRGLTLSKNYIVLYTIVEDTVRLAYLLPSKSDYMKLFKTKSRYE; encoded by the coding sequence ATGGATTATAAAAAATATAGGATTTTGTATTCTCCTAGAGTGATTGATAGTTTGGATAAAATATATCAGTATATAGCAGAGGAAATCGGTTCTGTAGAGGCTGCGAGACGAAAAGTGGAGAGTATCAGAAAAGATATTAATCGTCTAGAAATTTTCCCCCAAGCTGGATTTGATGCCGATGAAAAATTTGGTAAGAAATTAGATCCTCGCTACCAAACGCGAGGATTGACCTTGAGTAAGAATTACATCGTATTATATACAATTGTTGAGGATACCGTCAGACTTGCTTATTTACTCCCTTCAAAAAGTGATTACATGAAATTATTCAAGACTAAATCAAGATATGAGTAA
- a CDS encoding MurR/RpiR family transcriptional regulator: MDKPDIATVIDSHFEEMTDLEQEIARYFLQAETITDDLSSQQVTQKLHISQAALTRFAKKCGFTGYREFIFQYQHQAEKQDTHSHKHSPLTKRVLRSYSSMREQTQDLIDEVQLERIAQLIEDAERVYFFGTGSSGLVAREMKLRFMRLGVVCEALTDQDGFAWTTSIMDENCLVLGFSLSGTTPSILDSLLDAKEMGAKTVLFTSVPNKDSQAYTETVLVASHSQSSYIQRISAQLPMLFFIDLIYAYFLEINRESKEKIFNSYWENKKLNGYRRQKRVRKS, from the coding sequence ATGGACAAACCAGATATCGCAACTGTCATTGATTCACATTTTGAAGAAATGACAGACCTAGAGCAAGAAATCGCTCGCTATTTTTTGCAAGCTGAAACGATTACAGATGATTTATCTTCTCAACAAGTCACCCAAAAATTACATATTTCTCAAGCTGCTCTGACCCGCTTTGCTAAAAAGTGTGGCTTTACTGGCTACCGAGAATTTATTTTCCAATACCAACACCAAGCAGAGAAACAAGACACCCATTCTCACAAACATAGTCCACTGACAAAACGAGTCCTCAGGAGTTATAGTAGTATGCGGGAACAAACACAGGACTTGATTGACGAAGTCCAACTAGAACGAATTGCCCAATTAATCGAAGATGCTGAACGCGTCTACTTCTTCGGAACAGGGAGTTCTGGCCTCGTAGCTCGTGAAATGAAATTACGCTTTATGCGTCTGGGTGTGGTCTGCGAGGCCTTGACCGATCAAGACGGTTTTGCTTGGACGACCAGCATTATGGATGAGAATTGTCTCGTACTCGGTTTCTCACTTTCTGGCACAACTCCTTCTATTTTAGATAGTCTATTAGACGCTAAGGAGATGGGGGCAAAAACTGTACTCTTTACAAGTGTTCCCAATAAAGATAGTCAGGCTTATACAGAGACTGTTCTTGTTGCTAGCCACAGCCAGTCATCCTACATTCAACGAATATCCGCTCAACTTCCAATGCTCTTCTTTATCGATTTGATTTATGCCTACTTTTTGGAAATCAATCGTGAAAGCAAGGAAAAAATCTTTAATAGCTACTGGGAAAATAAGAAACTCAACGGCTATCGTAGACAAAAACGTGTCAGAAAATCCTAG
- the pbp2b gene encoding penicillin-binding protein 2B: MRLICMRKFNSHSIPIRLNLLFSIVILLFMTIIGRLLYMQVLNKDFYEKKLASASQTKVTTSSARGEIYDASGKPLVENTLKQVVSFTRSNKMTATDLKEIAKKLLTYVSISSPNLTERQLADYYLADPEIYKKTVEALPSEKRLDSDGNRLSESELYNNAVDSVPTSQLNYTEDEKKEIYLFSQLNAVGNFATGTIATDPLNDSQVAVIASISKEMPGISISTSWDRKVLETSLSSIVGSVSSEKAGLPAEEAEAYLKKGYSLNDRVGTSYLEKQYEETLQGKRSVKEIHLDKYGNMESVDTIEEGSKGNNIKLTIDLAFQDSVDALLKSYFNSELGNGGAKYSEGVYAVALNPKTGAVLSMSGLKHDLKTGELTPDSLGTVTNVFVPGSVVKAATISSGWENGVLSGNQTLTDQPIVFQGSAPIYSWYKLAYGSFPITAVEALEYSSNAYMVQTALGIMGQTYQPNMFVGTSNLETAMGKLRATFGEYGLGAATGIDLPDESTGFVPKEYSFANYITNAFGQFDNYTPMQLAQYVATIANDGVRVAPRIVEGIYGNNDKGGLGDLIQQLQPTEMNKVNISESDMAILHQGFYQVSHGTRPLTTGRAFSDGATVSISGKTGTGESYVAGGQEADNTNAVAYAPTENPQIAVAVVFPHNTNLTKNVGPAIARDIINLYNQHHPMN, translated from the coding sequence ATGAGACTGATTTGTATGAGAAAATTTAACAGCCATTCGATTCCGATTCGGCTTAATTTATTGTTTTCAATCGTCATTTTACTCTTTATGACCATTATTGGTCGTTTGTTGTATATGCAGGTTTTGAACAAGGATTTTTACGAAAAAAAGCTAGCCTCAGCTAGTCAGACCAAGGTCACAACCAGTTCTGCCCGTGGGGAAATTTATGATGCTAGTGGAAAACCTTTGGTAGAAAATACGTTAAAGCAGGTTGTTTCCTTTACGCGTAGCAATAAAATGACGGCTACAGACTTAAAAGAAATAGCTAAAAAGTTACTGACTTATGTGAGCATCAGTTCGCCAAATTTGACAGAACGCCAGCTGGCTGATTACTATTTGGCTGATCCTGAAATCTATAAAAAAACAGTGGAAGCTCTCCCAAGTGAGAAACGCTTGGATTCAGATGGCAATCGTCTATCCGAATCAGAACTGTATAACAATGCGGTCGATAGTGTCCCAACAAGTCAACTAAACTATACAGAGGATGAAAAGAAAGAAATCTATCTTTTTAGTCAGTTAAATGCTGTTGGAAACTTTGCGACAGGAACCATTGCGACAGATCCTCTAAATGATTCTCAGGTGGCTGTTATTGCCTCTATTTCAAAGGAGATGCCTGGCATTAGTATTTCTACTTCTTGGGATCGAAAGGTTTTGGAAACTTCCCTTTCTTCTATAGTAGGGAGTGTATCCAGTGAAAAAGCTGGTCTCCCAGCGGAAGAAGCAGAAGCCTATCTTAAAAAAGGCTATTCTCTAAATGACCGTGTTGGAACCTCGTATTTGGAAAAGCAATATGAAGAGACCTTACAAGGAAAACGCTCGGTAAAAGAAATCCATCTGGATAAATATGGCAATATGGAAAGCGTGGATACAATTGAGGAAGGTAGTAAGGGAAACAATATCAAGCTGACCATTGATTTGGCCTTCCAAGATAGTGTGGATGCTTTGCTGAAAAGTTATTTCAATTCCGAGCTAGGAAATGGTGGAGCCAAGTATTCTGAGGGTGTGTATGCAGTCGCCCTTAACCCCAAAACAGGTGCTGTTTTGTCTATGTCAGGACTCAAACATGACCTGAAAACGGGAGAGTTGACTCCTGATTCCTTGGGAACGGTAACCAATGTCTTTGTCCCAGGTTCGGTTGTTAAGGCCGCTACCATCAGCTCAGGTTGGGAAAATGGTGTTTTATCAGGAAACCAAACCTTAACAGATCAGCCTATTGTTTTCCAAGGTTCAGCTCCAATTTATTCTTGGTATAAATTGGCATATGGATCTTTTCCTATTACAGCTGTGGAAGCCTTGGAGTATTCATCCAATGCTTACATGGTTCAAACCGCTCTTGGAATCATGGGCCAGACCTATCAACCAAATATGTTTGTTGGAACCAGCAATTTGGAAACAGCTATGGGAAAACTTCGTGCGACCTTTGGCGAATATGGCTTGGGGGCTGCGACCGGAATTGACCTACCAGATGAATCTACTGGATTTGTTCCCAAAGAGTATAGCTTTGCTAATTACATTACTAATGCCTTTGGGCAGTTTGATAACTATACGCCCATGCAGTTGGCTCAGTATGTAGCAACTATTGCAAATGATGGTGTTCGTGTGGCTCCTCGTATTGTTGAAGGCATTTATGGAAATAATGATAAGGGAGGCTTAGGCGACTTGATTCAGCAACTGCAACCGACAGAGATGAATAAGGTCAATATTTCTGAATCGGATATGGCAATCTTGCACCAAGGATTTTACCAAGTATCGCATGGAACTAGACCCCTTACGACAGGACGGGCGTTTTCAGATGGCGCCACTGTTTCTATCAGTGGTAAGACCGGTACAGGTGAAAGCTATGTAGCTGGTGGTCAAGAAGCTGATAATACCAATGCCGTGGCCTATGCTCCAACAGAAAATCCTCAAATTGCAGTTGCAGTAGTCTTTCCTCATAATACCAATTTAACCAAAAATGTTGGGCCAGCAATTGCTCGCGACATTATCAATTTATATAACCAACACCATCCAATGAATTAG
- the recR gene encoding recombination mediator RecR, producing the protein MLYPTPIAKLIDSYSKLPGIGIKTATRLAFYTIGMPDDDVNEFAKNLLAAKRELTYCSICGRLTDDDPCSICTDPSRDQSTILVLEDSRDVAAMENIQEYHGLYHVLHGLISPMNGISPDDINLKSLMTRLMDSEVSEVIVATNATADGEATSMYLSRLLKPAGIKVTRLARGLAVGADIEYADEVTLLRAIENRTEL; encoded by the coding sequence ATGCTTTATCCAACACCTATTGCTAAGTTGATTGACAGTTATTCCAAACTTCCTGGTATTGGGATTAAGACAGCAACCCGTCTAGCCTTTTATACTATTGGAATGCCGGATGATGACGTCAACGAATTTGCTAAAAATCTCCTTGCAGCCAAGCGAGAATTGACCTATTGCTCTATTTGTGGGCGTTTGACAGATGATGATCCTTGTTCTATCTGTACCGATCCTAGCCGTGACCAGTCTACGATTCTGGTTTTGGAGGATAGCCGAGATGTCGCTGCCATGGAAAATATCCAAGAATACCACGGACTCTATCATGTCTTGCACGGATTGATCTCCCCTATGAATGGGATTAGTCCTGACGATATCAATCTCAAGAGCCTTATGACTCGTCTTATGGATAGTGAGGTTTCAGAGGTAATCGTAGCAACCAATGCCACAGCAGATGGTGAAGCGACATCCATGTATCTTTCACGTTTGCTCAAGCCAGCTGGTATCAAGGTTACGCGTCTAGCACGAGGTCTCGCTGTCGGAGCGGACATTGAGTACGCGGATGAAGTGACGCTCTTACGAGCCATTGAAAATCGAACAGAGTTGTAA
- a CDS encoding D-alanine--D-alanine ligase, giving the protein MKQTIILLYGGRSAEREVSVLSAESVMRAVNYDRFTVKTFFISQSGDFIKTQEFSQTPGQEDRLMTNETIDWDKQVAPSAIYEEGAVVFPVLHGPMGEDGSVQGFLEVLKMPYVGCNILSSSLAMDKITTKRVLESAGIAQVPYVTIVEGDDVTAKIAEVEEKLTYPVFTKPSNMGSSVGISKSENQEELRQALKLAFQYDSRVLVEQGVNAREIEVGLLGNYDVKSTLPGEVVKDVAFYDYDAKYIDNKITMDIPAKISDDVVAVMRQNAETAFRAIGGLGLSRCDFFYTDKGEIFLNELNTMPGFTQWSMYPLLWDNMGISYPDLIERLVDLAKESFDKREAHLL; this is encoded by the coding sequence ATGAAACAAACGATTATTCTTTTATACGGTGGACGTAGTGCAGAGCGTGAAGTCTCTGTTCTTTCAGCTGAGAGTGTCATGCGTGCGGTCAACTACGACCGTTTCACGGTCAAGACTTTCTTCATCAGCCAGTCAGGTGACTTTATTAAAACGCAAGAATTTAGCCAGACTCCAGGTCAAGAGGATCGTCTTATGACCAATGAAACTATTGATTGGGATAAGCAAGTTGCACCAAGTGCTATATACGAAGAGGGAGCAGTGGTCTTTCCAGTCCTTCACGGTCCGATGGGAGAAGATGGCTCAGTTCAAGGCTTCCTCGAAGTTTTGAAAATGCCTTATGTTGGTTGTAACATATTGTCATCTAGTCTTGCCATGGATAAAATCACCACTAAGCGTGTTTTAGAATCTGCAGGCATTGCCCAAGTTCCTTATGTGACCATTGTCGAAGGCGATGATGTGACTGCTAAAATCGCTGAAGTTGAAGAAAAATTGACTTATCCAGTCTTCACCAAACCGTCAAACATGGGTTCAAGTGTCGGTATTTCTAAGTCTGAAAATCAAGAAGAACTCCGTCAAGCTTTGAAACTTGCCTTCCAATATGATAGTCGTGTCTTGGTTGAGCAAGGGGTGAATGCCCGTGAAATCGAGGTTGGTCTCTTGGGCAACTACGATGTCAAGAGTACGCTGCCAGGAGAAGTAGTCAAGGATGTTGCTTTCTACGACTACGATGCCAAGTATATCGATAACAAGATTACTATGGATATTCCAGCCAAAATCAGTGATGATGTGGTAGCTGTCATGCGTCAAAATGCAGAAACGGCCTTCCGTGCGATTGGTGGCCTCGGTCTCTCTCGTTGCGATTTCTTCTATACAGATAAGGGCGAGATTTTCCTAAACGAGCTTAATACCATGCCAGGTTTCACCCAGTGGTCTATGTATCCACTACTTTGGGACAATATGGGAATTAGCTACCCAGACCTAATCGAGCGTTTGGTTGACCTTGCCAAGGAAAGTTTTGACAAGCGCGAAGCGCATTTGCTATAA
- a CDS encoding UDP-N-acetylmuramoyl-tripeptide--D-alanyl-D-alanine ligase, translated as MKLTIHEVAQAVGAKNDVSIFEDAQLEKPEFDSRLIGTGDLFVPLKGARDGHDFIETAFENGAAVTLSEKEVANHPYILVDDVLTAFQQLAAYYLEKKGVDVFAVTGSNGKTTTKDMLAHLLSITYKTYKTQGNYNNEIGLPYTVLHMPEGTEKLVLEMGQDHLGDIHLLSELAHPKTAIVTLIGEAHLAFFKDRSEIAKGKMQIADGMASGSLLLVPADYIVENYLPADKKVVRFGQGAELEITDLVERKDSLTFKANFLEQVLDLPVTGKYNATNAMIASYVALQEGVSEEQIRQAFQNIELTRNRTEWKKSANGADILSDVYNANPTAMKLILETFSAIPANEGGKKIAVLADMKELGDQSVQLHNQMILSISPDVLDTVIFYGEDIAGLAQLASQMFPIGHVFYFKKTEDQDQFEDLVKQVKESLGTNDQILLKGSNSMNLAKLVESLETEDK; from the coding sequence ATGAAACTTACAATTCACGAAGTTGCCCAAGCTGTTGGAGCTAAAAATGATGTCAGCATCTTTGAGGATGCTCAGTTAGAAAAGCCTGAGTTTGACAGTCGTTTGATTGGGACAGGAGATTTGTTTGTGCCACTTAAAGGTGCGCGTGATGGTCATGACTTTATCGAAACAGCCTTCGAAAATGGTGCAGCAGTAACCTTGTCTGAGAAAGAGGTCGCAAATCATCCTTACATTTTAGTAGATGATGTTTTGACTGCCTTTCAACAACTAGCTGCCTACTATCTTGAGAAAAAGGGAGTTGATGTCTTTGCTGTTACAGGTTCAAATGGCAAGACAACGACCAAGGATATGTTGGCGCACTTGCTTTCAATAACCTACAAAACCTACAAAACACAAGGAAACTACAATAACGAGATAGGCCTTCCTTACACAGTTCTCCACATGCCTGAAGGAACAGAAAAGTTGGTCTTGGAGATGGGGCAGGATCACTTGGGAGATATTCATCTCTTATCAGAATTGGCTCATCCAAAAACAGCTATCGTGACCTTGATTGGGGAAGCTCATTTGGCCTTTTTCAAAGACCGTTCTGAGATTGCTAAAGGGAAGATGCAAATTGCAGATGGTATGGCATCGGGTTCCTTGCTTTTGGTACCAGCAGACTACATTGTAGAGAACTACTTGCCAGCTGATAAAAAGGTGGTCCGTTTTGGTCAAGGAGCAGAGTTAGAAATCACAGACTTGGTTGAGCGCAAGGATAGTCTGACCTTTAAGGCCAATTTCTTGGAGCAAGTCCTTGATTTGCCAGTGACTGGTAAGTACAATGCTACCAATGCTATGATTGCATCCTATGTTGCCCTACAAGAAGGAGTTTCAGAGGAGCAAATTCGTCAGGCCTTCCAAAATATTGAATTGACGCGTAACCGTACCGAGTGGAAGAAATCAGCCAATGGAGCAGATATCCTATCAGATGTTTACAATGCCAATCCAACCGCTATGAAGCTGATTTTAGAGACTTTCTCTGCCATTCCAGCCAATGAAGGGGGCAAGAAAATTGCAGTGTTGGCGGATATGAAGGAACTTGGTGACCAGTCTGTTCAACTCCATAACCAGATGATTTTGAGTATCTCGCCAGATGTGCTTGATACCGTAATTTTCTATGGAGAAGACATTGCTGGATTGGCCCAATTGGCTAGTCAAATGTTCCCAATTGGCCACGTTTTCTACTTCAAGAAAACAGAAGACCAAGACCAATTTGAAGACCTAGTCAAGCAGGTCAAGGAAAGCCTTGGAACCAATGACCAAATCCTGCTCAAAGGCTCTAACTCTATGAATCTAGCCAAGTTAGTAGAAAGTTTAGAAACTGAAGACAAGTAA
- a CDS encoding TIGR02206 family membrane protein — translation MNLWDIFFTTQATEPPKFDLFWYVSIFTLLALTFYTAYRYREKKAYQRFFQSLQAVQLILLYGWYWINHMPLSESLPFYHCRMAMFVVLLLPGQSKYRQYFALLGTFGTLAAFVYPVPDAYPFPHIAILSFIFGHLALLGNSLVYLLRQYDERLLDVKGIFLMTFALNALIFVVNLVTGGDYGFLTKPPLVGDHGLVANYLIVSLALSAAITLTKKILELFLQQEAEKMIAKKA, via the coding sequence ATGAATTTATGGGATATTTTCTTTACGACCCAAGCAACCGAACCACCCAAATTTGACCTTTTTTGGTATGTCAGTATATTTACACTTTTAGCCTTAACTTTTTATACAGCCTATCGCTATCGTGAAAAGAAGGCTTACCAACGATTTTTCCAGAGTTTACAGGCAGTTCAGTTAATCCTCCTTTATGGTTGGTACTGGATCAATCATATGCCGTTGTCAGAAAGTTTACCTTTTTACCATTGCCGTATGGCTATGTTTGTGGTGCTTTTGCTTCCTGGTCAGTCTAAATATAGGCAGTATTTTGCATTGCTAGGAACATTTGGGACATTAGCAGCCTTTGTTTATCCAGTTCCAGATGCCTATCCTTTCCCACATATTGCGATTTTATCCTTTATCTTTGGGCACCTAGCTCTTTTGGGGAATTCTCTGGTCTATCTATTGAGACAGTATGACGAACGATTGCTGGATGTGAAGGGAATTTTTCTTATGACCTTTGCCCTAAATGCCTTGATTTTTGTGGTCAATTTAGTAACTGGTGGAGATTACGGATTCTTGACAAAACCACCATTGGTTGGAGACCATGGCTTAGTAGCTAATTATTTAATCGTTTCCCTGGCCTTATCAGCAGCGATTACGTTAACAAAGAAAATCTTAGAACTATTTTTACAACAAGAAGCAGAAAAAATGATTGCAAAGAAAGCTTGA
- the ftsA gene encoding cell division protein FtsA: MARDGFFTGLDIGTNSIKVLVAELRNGELNVIGVSNAKSKGVKDGIIVDIEAAATAIKSAISQAEEKAGISIKSVNVGLPGNLLQVEPTQGMIPVTSDTKEITDQDVENVVKSALTKSMTPDREVITFIPEEFIVDGFQGIRDPRGMMGVRLEMRGLLYTGPRTILHNLRKTVERSGVQVENIIISPLALVRSVLNEGEREFGATVIDMGAGQTTVATIRNQELQFTNILQEGGDYVTKDISKVLKTSQKLAEGLKLNYGEAYPSLASNETFQVEVIGEVEPVEVTESYLAEIISARIKHIFEQIKQELERRHLLDLPGGIVLIGGNAILPGVVELAQEVFGVGVKLYVPNQVGIRNPAFAHVISLSEFAGQLTEVHLLAQRAVKGEDTLRHQPINFGGMIQRVTQVAQPTPIQPVQNTEVEQSASTNVVAPKEDKVSSQNKPKIADRFRGLIGSMFDE; this comes from the coding sequence ATGGCTAGAGATGGTTTTTTTACAGGCTTAGATATCGGAACTAATTCGATTAAAGTATTGGTTGCCGAGCTTAGAAATGGTGAACTTAATGTAATTGGTGTAAGTAATGCCAAGAGTAAAGGTGTAAAGGATGGGATTATCGTTGATATCGAAGCAGCAGCAACTGCTATCAAGTCAGCTATTTCCCAAGCAGAAGAGAAAGCTGGCATTTCAATCAAATCAGTGAATGTTGGTTTGCCTGGAAATCTTTTGCAAGTAGAACCAACTCAAGGAATGATTCCAGTTACATCTGATACAAAAGAAATTACAGATCAAGATGTTGAAAATGTTGTCAAATCAGCCTTGACAAAGAGTATGACACCAGATCGTGAAGTCATTACTTTCATTCCTGAAGAATTTATCGTAGATGGTTTCCAAGGGATTCGTGACCCACGTGGGATGATGGGTGTTCGTCTTGAAATGCGTGGTTTACTTTATACAGGTCCACGTACTATTCTTCACAATTTACGCAAGACAGTTGAGCGCTCAGGTGTACAGGTTGAAAATATTATTATTTCACCATTGGCTTTGGTTCGTTCAGTCTTGAACGAAGGGGAGCGTGAATTTGGAGCTACGGTGATTGATATGGGAGCAGGTCAAACAACTGTTGCTACAATCCGTAACCAAGAACTCCAGTTTACAAATATTCTTCAAGAAGGTGGAGATTATGTCACAAAAGATATCTCTAAAGTCTTGAAGACTTCACAGAAATTAGCTGAAGGATTGAAATTAAACTATGGTGAAGCCTACCCTTCACTTGCAAGCAATGAAACCTTCCAAGTTGAAGTAATTGGTGAAGTAGAGCCTGTAGAAGTTACAGAAAGCTACCTAGCAGAGATTATTTCAGCCCGCATTAAGCACATTTTTGAACAAATCAAACAAGAGTTGGAAAGAAGACATTTGTTGGATCTTCCAGGTGGGATTGTTCTGATTGGTGGAAATGCTATTTTACCAGGTGTTGTAGAACTTGCACAGGAAGTCTTTGGCGTTGGTGTCAAACTTTACGTTCCAAATCAAGTTGGAATCCGTAATCCTGCCTTCGCTCATGTGATTAGCTTGTCTGAATTTGCTGGTCAATTGACTGAGGTGCATTTATTAGCACAAAGAGCAGTCAAGGGTGAGGATACTTTGCGTCACCAACCAATTAATTTTGGTGGGATGATTCAACGCGTTACGCAAGTAGCACAACCTACCCCTATTCAACCAGTTCAAAATACTGAGGTAGAGCAATCAGCTTCTACGAACGTAGTTGCTCCGAAAGAAGATAAAGTATCTTCTCAAAATAAACCAAAAATCGCAGATCGTTTCCGTGGCTTAATCGGAAGCATGTTTGATGAATAA
- the ftsZ gene encoding cell division protein FtsZ, giving the protein MTFSFDTAAAQGAVIKVIGVGGGGGNAINRMVDEGVAGVEFIAANTDVQALSSTKAETVIQLGPKLTRGLGAGGRPEVGQKAAEESEEALTQAITGADMVFITAGMGGGSGTGAAPVIARIAKDLGALTVGVVTRPFGFEGSKRGQYAVEGINQLREHVDTLLIISNNNLLEIVDKKTPLLEALSEADNVLRQGVQGITDLITNPGLINLDFADVKTVMANKGNALMGIGIGSGEERVVEAARKAIYSPLLETTIDGAEDVIVNVTGGLDLTLIEAEEASEIVNQAAGQGVNIWLGTSIDENMKDEIRVTVVATGVRQDRVEKVVGHAPRQAVRHEQASPNHAHNHNRQFDMAETAEIPSPAPRRTETSQTSAFGDWDLRRETIVRPTDSVVSPVERFEAPSLHDEDELDTPPFFKNR; this is encoded by the coding sequence ATGACATTTTCATTTGATACAGCAGCAGCTCAAGGTGCAGTTATTAAAGTAATCGGTGTTGGTGGAGGTGGCGGTAACGCCATTAACCGCATGGTTGACGAAGGTGTTGCAGGCGTAGAATTTATCGCAGCAAACACAGATGTACAAGCTTTGAGTAGTACAAAAGCTGAGACTGTAATTCAGTTAGGCCCTAAATTGACTCGTGGTTTGGGTGCTGGCGGTCGACCTGAAGTTGGTCAAAAGGCAGCTGAAGAAAGCGAAGAAGCCTTGACTCAAGCTATTACTGGAGCAGATATGGTCTTCATTACTGCAGGTATGGGAGGTGGCTCTGGTACTGGTGCAGCTCCTGTTATTGCCCGCATTGCTAAAGATTTAGGTGCTCTTACAGTTGGTGTTGTGACACGTCCTTTCGGTTTCGAAGGAAGCAAACGTGGTCAGTACGCTGTAGAAGGAATCAATCAACTTCGTGAGCATGTAGATACTCTATTGATTATTTCAAACAACAACTTGCTTGAAATTGTTGATAAGAAAACTCCACTTCTTGAAGCTCTTAGCGAAGCAGATAACGTACTTCGCCAAGGTGTTCAAGGGATTACGGACTTGATTACAAATCCTGGTTTGATTAACCTTGATTTTGCCGATGTGAAAACAGTTATGGCAAATAAAGGAAACGCCCTAATGGGTATCGGTATCGGTAGTGGTGAAGAACGTGTGGTAGAAGCAGCTCGTAAGGCAATCTACTCACCACTTCTTGAAACAACTATTGACGGTGCTGAGGATGTTATCGTCAACGTTACTGGTGGTCTTGATTTAACCTTGATTGAGGCAGAAGAAGCATCAGAAATTGTTAATCAAGCAGCTGGTCAAGGAGTAAACATTTGGCTCGGAACATCTATCGATGAAAACATGAAAGATGAAATCCGTGTTACAGTCGTTGCAACTGGTGTTCGTCAAGATCGTGTTGAAAAAGTTGTGGGCCATGCACCAAGACAAGCTGTCCGTCATGAACAAGCAAGTCCTAATCATGCACACAATCATAATCGTCAGTTTGATATGGCTGAAACTGCAGAAATTCCAAGTCCAGCGCCTCGTCGCACAGAAACTTCTCAAACTTCAGCATTTGGTGATTGGGACTTGCGTCGTGAGACAATTGTTCGACCAACTGATTCAGTGGTATCACCAGTTGAACGTTTCGAAGCGCCATCTTTACACGATGAGGATGAATTAGACACTCCTCCATTTTTCAAAAATCGTTAA
- a CDS encoding YggS family pyridoxal phosphate-dependent enzyme: MNLKENTERVFQQIKDASQQSGREANSVSVVAVTKYVDVPTAEALLPLGVHHIGENRVDKFLEKYEALKDRNITWHLIGTLQRRKVKDVIQYVDYFHALDSLKLAEEIQKRSDRVVKCFLQVNISREESKHGFSREELLELLPELATLDKIEYVGLMTMAPFEASSDELKEIFKATQDLQLEIREKQIPNMPMTDLSMGMSRDYKEAIEFGSTFVRIGTAFFK; encoded by the coding sequence ATGAATTTGAAAGAAAATACAGAACGTGTTTTTCAACAAATAAAAGATGCAAGTCAGCAGTCAGGAAGAGAAGCCAATTCTGTTTCGGTTGTTGCTGTTACAAAATATGTAGACGTACCGACAGCGGAGGCTTTGCTTCCGCTAGGTGTGCATCATATTGGTGAAAATCGTGTGGATAAATTTCTTGAGAAATATGAAGCTTTAAAAGATAGAAATATTACCTGGCATTTGATTGGAACCTTGCAAAGACGCAAGGTCAAAGATGTCATTCAGTATGTTGATTATTTCCATGCTTTGGATTCATTAAAGCTAGCAGAGGAAATTCAAAAAAGAAGTGACCGAGTTGTTAAGTGTTTCTTACAAGTGAATATCTCAAGGGAAGAGAGCAAACATGGTTTTTCAAGGGAAGAACTACTGGAGCTCTTGCCAGAATTGGCCACCTTAGATAAAATTGAATATGTCGGCTTGATGACCATGGCTCCTTTTGAAGCTAGTAGTGATGAGTTGAAAGAAATTTTTAAAGCTACGCAGGATTTGCAACTAGAAATTAGAGAAAAACAAATTCCCAATATGCCAATGACGGACTTGAGTATGGGTATGAGTCGTGACTACAAGGAAGCGATTGAATTTGGCTCAACATTTGTCAGAATTGGTACAGCATTTTTTAAATAG